tcttaaagaaacaaaaaaaaaaaaattaaaatatgatatttatgaaggagaaataacaatataataaaaagtgggacagaaaTTGACACAGTGATGGTTAGGACAAACAGTCACAAGGTTGCCCTACCTCACACGATATAGATATGCACTTTGCCTATAATATAATATTGGGCAACGATGAATTTTAGCAGCAGCCTTGCTGCAGGTCTTGCATGATCTgtagcaaataataataatttttcttttggcaATAATAACAACATGATTCTAAGTCCCAAGTCGTAAAAGGATTAGACTTGCATCATCCATATCATTCTTTAGCTTCTTACACAAAAATGTAATTCGTGGGGTCATGTACtcaataatgtcttcattataTATCTAATTTAATTGCCCCGTAGTCTCTGCAAGTGCCGACTCCATAGTAGAGTATGACGTACATATGTTAATGTTAATTTATTGGTTGTTTCAtgtgtgaaaagaaaaaagaaaaagatgaagtACTAATCATTGTAGCTTTCATACCATTGATGGTAGTATTAAAAGAAAACGTCCATATCTTGTTTCTGCTGTGGGTTCCAGGAGGTAAATAAAACTTGCATATTAAGTTGCAAAATAGTCCACTTCACGTGCCATCAAAATCTGAATTCGGACTGAATTCATCCATCGATCGAGTTTGACCCAATTGCACGAGTCTCCTTCAACAATGACCGCTGGCATTTTGGCAAGCAACTTTTAATTATTGTTTGTTGAATGCCAGTCGATCATTGAAGAAGAACATAACATATAGTGTGATATATGGGCCTCAATTTTCGGGGATTCGATGGTTGACGACAGGGTCACAAGATGCCCTTCATTTGCTCAATCGTACCTAGCCACAATAATGCACCTATTCTCTTGTTAATAGGATGGCCGCGTCAGGTCTCCGTCAAGTTAGACTTTGCATTCTTGCTGACCGGACTTCAACGTCTCTTGTATTCTTGAACAATTTTCCGATCACCGTCTCATCACTTAATTGCTACTTGATCTGATTTACAAACATGGTTCAAAGACGCGATCGTGGCTCGAACTATTTCACATCGGTTTCAACATATTGGTCACGATCTCGACGAGacgcaaatttttgaaacatttaatattttaaaaattattaaaaaaataataaacataaataataaaaataataaaaattcaactTGACTCACAGTGATTCGAGACGATTCGGCCGTTTTTATCTATCTCGAAGACGTCTCGACGATCGATTATTTCGGAGTCATGTTGTCCTGGTATCGAAACAGAAAGCTCCGTTCCGGTGACTATTCGGTCGAGTCATCTCAGTCTCGaccgagtctttgaaccatgtTTACAAAAGCAAAAGGAAACCGGAAAAACAACCAATTTTTGCGACTTAATAATGTGCTTTCTGTTTTCTGCCGTAGAAAACTCCACTCATAAACACCACCACAGCACCCCCGGGCCGCGGCGGGGCGAACCTAGTCATTAATTACTAGCTGAGCTTTGAATCCTACACAAACAACACAAGATATTTATTGGGTTCTCTTGATCTGGGCAATAAATGACCAAATGGCCTGCGGACATCACAAATGTAGAGCTCTTCTTTCGGTTTTCTGAAGTTACTTAAACAGTCCCGTATCCTGGTTTTCTCATCTGTTTTGTCTGGGCTTTTGCTCAAATAACTTTGGGATTACAACAAAAATTCCTGGTTAAAAAGACATCTATAAATTACCTATGTAACTATAAAATACGTTCCCTATCAAATGTGATGGACCCAAATTGATAATCAAACATGAATCCACAGAAATAAGCACAAAAAATTGATAAGAGACAAAGGAATTTAATTCTCTATTGATGAAACTACCCTGAAACATGGACGACACCCGAGCTCATTGATGCCCTATGCGACTACCTTCTACTAATACGTCCACTGACAGTCCGAAGCGCTACTGATTGATTACTAATAAGACTAGTAATTGGGGATGAAACTCGTGAACACAATTCACTGTACAATAAAATTAACCAATCACATAATGGCATCTGGACTAACTAATAAATAGTAATGCTTGGTTTAGTTATTTTCTAACAAAATGTCCGTCTCAAATGCATTTGTTCtttttcatccttttttttttctgggtaaAAGCCTGGATGCATATCTGAAGTAGAATTAGGGCACCCTGAGAGTCAAAGACGACTCCTCAATAGTGCCAAGTGGCAACTACTTTGGGCGTAGACTAGACCACAGAATCGTTTGGATTAGTACTTAGGAGTGGGACAGAAGACCATACGGCTTTTTCTAATTCTTCTCCATTCAGTCGCCAGCTTAACAATTTTGGACCTTGTCCCAGTGGACTGGAGCACCGTAGGTCTAATATTGTCTAGCCATATTGGTCAGGCAAGCAAATGAACCTAGCCTTACTACTAAACACTGGCCATaacattgaatgaatgaatgtggTCATTCCATTTTTGTTAATTCTCATGGTAAGATTCTAAATGTATTTAGTTTcatgaatattttatttccaaccaaatatcaatcaaaCTTGTTTCCATGACATATTACCAACTACCAAATAGGATATTACATTTCCAACTAAACCTTGCTTTCTCCAGAACAACACTACTAAAGTTAAGTATGAGATTTACATACCCTAAATATGAAACTAAATCCCAATTCTTTGTCGGGCGAATTGACAACACGCGCACAGGTAAGTTTGAGGAGGAGAGTGAGCAAACTTTCGGAAGAGAGACAGAGGgatctttgaaatcaaataataatcCGCGATTACAACGTAAATAAGCCCTCTTTCATTATTTCAATGTGTCTTATGATTTTATATGAAGATTAACAATGACCCTAAAGTAGATCAcgaatttttttaaacacaacTTGCTAGATGTTAATTATACTAAAAGGGACTACGTGATTGTTAAATCGATccatgttttcttttcttttttttttttttgtcgacacaggaGTGTCCGGGTCAATTCTTACGGGGCCCGATTAATCCCCTGCGGTCCGGGCCCGGTGCCCCAACCCAACCCGAACACGTTAAGTGCGCCCCAATCCATGTTTTCATTCATGGTTTGCCATAGTCAAGTACCTGGTTATTAAAAAGTCCAATTCTATTTCATGCTATGAGCTCACGTCCGGAGTAGTCACTGCTCAATAGTCTTGATGTCTCCCAAGTGGCTTTTATGCACTAGACTATTTGTTGCCTCGGGGAAAAATTATGATGCCCACGACCTCGGCACAAGTACTTGATGCACGCAACTACGTTGAGCAATATTCTTTTAAAAATAAGTTTCCCCTTTGCTGGCATGAATTAGAGAAATCTTCTTTTGACAATTGGAAGATACATTTTGTCATTCCACAACAAAATTGCTCTGGCATTAAATTACGAGCTATGGAAATATCATTTATGCAACCCTTTGGGCTTGGACATTAGAATCGCGAGTTTAGACAAATCCAGCTACCATGGAACAAGGGAATGATACTCCACAACCAAacggtgaaaaataaagaaaaaaaataaatgcatAATTATAATTAGTACCCTAGAGAAATGCgtacccccccccccaaaaaaaaaccctGTACTTCTCTCTAAgtatttctctctttttttcttttttttttgggaggccCGGAAAAAAACCCGACCTTCATGTGCTGAAAGTTGCAGATGACGGCTTTTAAAGCCCAGATATTAACTTCTGGAGTAATTTGGGCCCAATAGATCTGCCACGGATGGTTCGTTTTCTTAATGCTCCAAGTCGAGTCACTGTTTGAGTCATATGAAGCAAGCCTGCGACCGACAGCGTTTAAAGCCCAGGTACTATCATCTGGAGTCAATTGGGCCCAACACATCTGCCACGTATACTTCTGTTTTCTCGATGGGTCCAAGGCTCTAAGCCGAGTCACTCTCAGTCAATATTGCCGCGAGGCTGCATCAGTAGTAGTGGAGAAATCGTAAATGGAGGGTAACAATTTTCAGCGTATTTCTCATCAGCAATCAGAACCTACTCGGCGGGGTCTTCTTAAATCAGTAAGCTTTcttgatattcttttttttttcctctctttttcatgagAACATGAAATCGGATGACTTTGTTGTTTGATGGAAGTAAGCAAAATCTTGAACCACGACTGCTGCCAGTCTTGGCTTTGTCTTGCGCGTTCGTATTACAATATAATAATTCTTCCAGGATTTGGCTGCAAAGGGGGAGGTGAAGGATGGGGAGGGAGAGGCAGTAGTGATAGGTGGTATGGTGTTGGACATAAATGCCACCCCTTCTGTACCTGCCAAACCCAGGACTACTACCCCCGGAAAGGTATGAATAATGTCCTTTCtatttctatccaaatttacctgtgtttttttattttagttttgtgATTGTAGTTCTCTTCTTCAAATTCCGTTTGAGAGGCTGCTGGCGATGTTATTGTCTTCACTGATTGGAGGAGTAGCATGTTATTGTCTTCACTGCTGGTATATCAATACTTGTAAAGATGACATTAAGTTTATTGGAATGTCTGTTTGTTGAGTTCTGAAGTGGTATCGTGCTCTACAACAGCCAAGTTAggtttttgagtttttttttttggggtagtTTTCAACTTCTGAAACGCAATCAAATATTGTCTAATGTGGTTTTGCGTCATTGTCATATCTCTTCATCTTTTATAGCCGCTTTTTCAGCATTCACCTATATTTTCCCCGATGATACCGAGTTGGACCAGAGTTCTCCTGTTATTGACAATTCTCCCATATTTACGACTTTACAATATCTGATATTCGTCATCCAGGTCCTTTATGCATTAGGTGGTGTAGCAAGGAATGTTGCTGAGTGCATGTCCAAGCTTGGAACAAAGCCCTATATGATAAGTGCTGTTGGACTTGACATGGCAGGTATAAGTCCTGGGTGGTATTCCTTATTGGAATTCGCATTACCTCTCTTTGTGATCCACCTCTTGTCAATCACTGTCAGAATTGCATCAATGCAGTTTCGTGCATAATTTGTTGTTCTTCTCTGACTAAAAGTTATAGTGCTGCTCAGTTCCTGGATTTTTAAAGTCTAGACACTTAAACATGAGACAGCATGACGAGCATGTCTACAATGACAAACTCATCAATCAAGTTGTGCATTTGATTCAATTGTTTCTCTATGCAAATTTTATTCTTCTGTTCGGTATTGGCACTAATCTCTGTGTCTACCTCCGGGTCTACTTGAGATATGCCTTTTTGCACTATGAATTTACTGGAATATGTCATTCTTTAATGCATGAGAGGAAATGCATTTCCTAATTATAGTGGAGTTAACAATTAGCCGGGATTCATTCTTCTTCCGTTGCAAATGACAAAAGTTTTGCTCTTGTTAATAGGAAATTTGCTGTTGGAACAATGGAAATCAGCTGAATTATCCACAGAAGGTAGGGTCCTTTATGCTTCTGATCTATAATATTTCTTTTGCAATGGTTATCTCTGCTTCTGATAGAACAATATCTGGAGGGATTTAGATAGAGAAACTGATCCCACCACCAGTGAGAAGTTAAACCTTTACTTCTAGTCCCATTATTTCACCCTGAAGAACATTGGCATTCATCTGCTCCTTTTTCTCCAACAAATACGAGAGGGAAAATTCCATACTCTTCTAAGAGTGCCATTTCCATCCTCCTTCTTGTTCCTATTTTGGCACTGATACTGAAGAAACGACCAAAGCTAAACCCGTTTATGATGTGTGTGGGAAAGCTCCTTTgaatttatacatttttttttttttgcctctcAGAGAGCACTTCAACCATGAAGTAGTTTGACCTATTTGTCTTGGATACAACAGCATGTTCCTTTTGGCTGCTTTGCCTCTATAATATTTCTGAATCTGCCTGCCATTTTCAATAGGAAGTTGGAATGTTTATTACTTATAAGGACTAATTAAACTTTTGAAAGAAAGATTGGTTTGGAAAATTGGGTGAATCTTGCTACTTAGATCAATTACATGTGTCCATATAAGATGCTGCCTTTGACTGCTTTTATGTTTTGTTGAACGTATTGGTGATTCATTCACTAGTCATGCCATAGCTGGAAGCCCTTATTAATAGTAACGGGAGGGCATTTTAACTTTGCAACAAGTAGAAATAATCTATTTTTTGTCCATGCTTTCAGATGTAGATTTCATACTTGTGATTGTGCTTATTCTTTTCTTGTATGTGGGTTAATAAGAACTTAATAGTTAGAAAGATGGTCCTGTCCTGTGAATCTGACTTTCGCAACTGATTTTTAGGCATCCAAAGGCATCAAGATATTGAGACAGCTGTTGTGTGCAACATCTTTGATGGTAAAGGAGAGTTGGCTGCTGCTGTTGCTAGTGTGGATGCAATTGTGAGTTctgtaaaaaattaaaatagctAAATTTCATGGTTAAAAAAAATGTCGACTCTTTctttcaaagaaaaaataagCCTACTCTTTAGAAGTTTGTTAGATATGTCAAAACAGGAGAAATTTCTCACTCCTGAATGGGTTTGGAAGTTCAGTTGGAAAATACGTTCTTCTCCAGTATTGATGGTTGATGCAAACTTAAGTTCTCCAACTTTGGAAGCAGCTTGTCAATGTAAGTCTCTGTTTCCATCATTGCATTTTAATGCACTAGTGTGGTTGTTTGGCTAGTGGTGATTTGGGTTGGAGAGAGGAACCtgccctttttagggtgattatACGGTAGCATGACTTGTTTCCTTGCTTGTAAATAAGCATTCACTAAATGAAAGAGAGTAACATAGTTATACATGGAATGGAAGCCAACAAGGGTAGGGAGAAGGGAAGAGCTTAAGTTTTCCATTTTCTGTTAAATAAGAAGAGAGATTGCACACAAAAATGCAAAACGTGTGTTACAGTAAAAGCCAGGTTATCAAAGCATGCTTAGAAGTAGGCACCAAGTTGTGCAGTccggagttcaagtgtccattTGAAGTCCATTGGATGGATGGTGGATAACTAAGCAGCTCTTACTGATCTATCCAACTTTCCACTTTTCAGTTTCATACTCGTTAAGCTAGTAGTTTCTGTTACTTTTTCTCCTGAAAGGTATTTAATTCATGAAAAGCAAAGTTTGCAATCACTAATTGCCTCTTTTCCCAATTTTCATTGTTTTACTTGTTCACGTAGGAATTTTTATAACTTTTTCACAGTGGCAGCAGAATCCAAAACTCCAGTGTGGTTTGAGCCTGTATCGGTTGCAAAATCCAAACGAATTGCTTCAGTTGCCAAGTATGTGAGTTCTGAGATACTCTGCCTTATGTCACTGAATTAGAGATAAGCCtgcaatttttctaaaatttatctCATGCTGGTGTTTGAATCGGTTTATACTTGATTAAATAAACAATCACCTGTCATGGTAAACcacaatatgattggtttgTGTTGCTGTTGATCCTTAAAGGAAAACAGACATGAAAAAGATTATTCTGTTAGAAAGAAGAATTTGTGTGGCTCCTATGTTTTTAAACTTCATTCTATAGATCTTGGAGATAGATAAAACTTAAGATTTTAGTATGAGAAAtcttaaattatattttaaaatagaGAAGCAGTAAGTTTATGTTATCAATTGTATGATTTTCACCAGTTGCATGCCAGTAAGAGATATCTGTTTGAATTTCACAGGTGAGTTTTGCTTCACCTAATGAAGATGAGCTAATAGCCATGGCAAATGCTCTGTCTTCAGCTGATGTATTTTCCCCAATCAAGAGGGAGGATATCCATATCAAGCTTTCAGTGAGATCATTGTTTCAAATGCTTAGGCCTGCAATTCAGGTTTTGCTAGAGAAAGGTATTAAAGTCATAGTTGTAACTCTTGGATCAGATGGGGTATTCTTGTGCTCTAGTGAAAAGCACGAATTTGACAGTCTCAACTTTAGGGATGTAAAATCTCATTCTTTCAGCAGACAATTGtatgaaattgtaaattcaAGTTGCCACCGCAATGGGATTCTGAATGTTACAAGGTCCAAAGGAAGCTTCTATGCCTTACATTTTCCAGCACTTTCTGCATCTGTTGTGAGGCTTACTGGTGCTGGAGACTGTTTGGTTGGTGGAACAATAGCGTCATTATGTGCTGGTTTAGATGTCATGCAAAGTGTGGCTGTTGGTATTGCGTCTGCAAAAGCTGCTGTTGAGGCAGATAGCAATGTACCTGCAAAGCATTGTTTGACCAATATTGCAGGTAGATATCTTAAATTTTCTTCAGTTTCATTGAGGTTGGAGGGAACATGGAGTATTTGATTGTATTTGTATTAACTGACTGGCACTTCATGATATTTGTCATGGCCAAAGTCAGTTTTCTTCTGATATGGTTGATGGCAAGCACCAACTAATGAATTAACCTCTTTTTTTGGTCATCTTGCCACGCTTCCCTGTCCCCGGAAACAGCCTTCATTTCCCTAGGTCCAATAGCGCAGAGAATTGAACAGAACATTAACTTTTCATACTGTATCTGAATGGCACTGGTGGTTGATGAATCCTATCTAATAGTTACTGCTTCCTTGTGGTCCTCAAGATATCAATGTTGAAAACTTGCAAAAGATTTTGGGCTGGCAGCTGCACATGTATGAATGCCTATATCTATTGCTGTCTGTAGTATTTTGAGTAGctttctgttctttttttttgggggggttaGATTTTAATCTTTGGCCTTGAATCTTTTGGTGAGGAAAAAGCTCTCTTCATGaatttgattctgatttccattTTTCCTCCAGATGATGCGAGATTGGCGTATTTTGGTGCCAGACCTGTGTTCTGCCCATCAACGTTGTGAGTTACATCATAATCCAGTTGTGGTGTAAATAGCTGCAGGTGCAGAATTTATTCTGTCACTGATTAAACAGAAAATGAACTCAAGCGGGTCGAAGGATATGCAGTTCAGAAGGGAGCGAGTTATTTACCCCAATATTATAAACACTGTAAAACTCAAGAATGGGTACATTTTCCTCTTCTCGTGTTCTCAGTGTATTTATACACTCATTGAGCAATTGTATCCCATTTGTATTTATTACCAAATTCATAAATTTCTCCTGATTAACAGGATGTATCCCATCCGTAAACTTCTGATTGCATGTGATGCATCTCATCGGTCCTCAGTTGAAATGTTCAATGCTGGGGTTATTTATTCAGAAATTTCCTATCTGATTAAGTcacagggtttagcggaccaaTTACATGTTAAAAGAGGGGTGCAGAAAAATGGCCTCTAGCTGCCTCATTTTGGGGTAGCCGAAAGTCTGCTGGAACACAGACTTCCGTGTTTGGTGACTTTAGTCCAGCCTTCCTCATCCAAGCATATCAACTGCTTTTATCTGCGTCTAGAATACGCGCGGCATCTGTCTCCAGCGTTCAATGCTTCGAAGCTAATTCAATGTCGTGAGGTTTGGAGTCCAACATGATGGTATATTATCATCTGTTGCGCTGTcctaataattaaaaaaaaaaaaaaaatcggaggTCAAGAACAAAAACCTTCTTCCACCAGTAGCACCCATGCGATGCTAATAGATGTTTAATTCATCTCATGCATTAGTGGTGATCCACATTCCATAGAAGGGCACCTCGAATCTCTTTACCCACTTATAACCTGCTCACATCTGGGCAGATCGTACACGGCCGTTGCAGCACGTTGGCATTCAGATAGATTACTGGCTGAGCTCTTCCTCCTCGTGGATACTGGCCTCGAGTTCCTGAATCAAGCAGTCTAACATGGCATGCACAGCCTCTGTTTCCGAATGAGACCTGTCATTGGAGATAAAAGTATGACGTCTATTACCAACTTGCAGCCAACTACAACCAGCATGCTTCCTGAGTTCTTTCCCTCTCATCTTCTTCATTATTCTCCCCATCTCGTCCCATCTTCCTTCTGAGGCATATACACCAGCCAATTGCACATATCGAGCCCCATTGTCTCCTTCAATTTTCAGTAGCTTCTCCTCCGCATCATTCGCAAGCTTCACGTTTCTATTCATTTTGCAGGCATTTATGAATGTGCCCAGAATTATAGCATCTAGTTCCATTGGAATTTTATCCATGAATACTGTAGCCTTTTCAAGTTGATTAGCCCTTCCGTACAAGTCAATCATGCAGGCATAATGGTCCCTTTCTGGTAGTATCGAGTAATCTTCAGTCATGGAAGAGAAATAATTTTCACCCACTTCAACTAAACCACTGTGGCGGCAGGCAGATAGAATTGCAACGAAAGTCACTGCATCAGGTTGAAGCCCTCTCTTTACCATCTCCTCAAAAAGCTGGAGTGCTTCGTATTCATACCCGTGGTGAGCATATCCAGCTATCATCACATTGTGAAGGATAAGGTCTCTGgaggccaaattttgaaatattcttTCCGCATACCCTATGCTCCCACACTTACAATACATATCAACCACGGCAGTGACTACTTtctcatcaatttcaattcCAACTTTCATTATGTACGCATGAATTTGCTTTCCAGGATCCACAATGGCCTGTGTCGTGCAGGCACCAAGTAGATTGATAAATAGTAAAGCATCGTAATCTCTTACATCCCTTTCCATGAATTGCCTGAAAAGCTCAAAAGCATCATCTGATTGCTGGGTTTTCACATAGCCGGATATCATAGCTGTCCAGACAACAGAATTCTTGTCTGCTAACGAATCAAAAAGCCTCCTAGCTTCTGCCATGTTACCTTCTGCTGCGTATCCTACAATCATAGATGTAACAGCGAAGGAGTTCTCAACCTTCATCTTTAAATAAACAAATTCTGCATAGTTCATATTTCCACACTTGCTGTAAAGATCAACAATCCCACTACTTATGAATGGATTCGAATCAATCCCTTTTTTTAAAACCCAAGAGTGAATTTCCTTCCCCATCTTTAAAGCCTTGAGGCTGGAAAAAGCGCTCAAAACACTGGCGAATGAGTGTTCATTCCAGCTAAATCCCTCCACCGCCATGCATTTAAACATTTCAATTGCCTTCTCCTCCTGCCCATTCTGGGCAAACCCTGCAATCATCGTATTCCACGATACATTGTCATTCATCTCGTGCTTACTCCAGAAAAGATTCTGTGCCAAATCCAATTTGCCTTCTCTACAACAAGCCGCCACCATTGCATTCTTTGAAACCAAGTCAACCGCCGAGGAACTGCCTCTCTCAAACACCGTCCAAGCATCAGGAAAGCTCCCAGATTTCGAGTACATGTCAATGAGAGAGCTGACAGCAAACCCACTCAAATCATTAGCTGTCTTCAACATGAAAGAATGAAGTTGCTGGCCCCATGACAAAGCGCTTAACTTGGCCGTCAAATTTAACATTGTAGTCAGAGT
This portion of the Coffea arabica cultivar ET-39 chromosome 2e, Coffea Arabica ET-39 HiFi, whole genome shotgun sequence genome encodes:
- the LOC140036763 gene encoding putative pentatricopeptide repeat-containing protein At3g18840; its protein translation is MSLARSLKDGLQFHAQVIKSGFTPTVFTSNQLIHLYSKNGLIREAYRLFDEMPERNVYSWNTVINAYIKAQNLSNAQNLFDAVPEKDSVTYNSLISGYANRDGFEDRAVRLFLQMQNDCDGVRRDEFTLTTMLNLTAKLSALSWGQQLHSFMLKTANDLSGFAVSSLIDMYSKSGSFPDAWTVFERGSSSAVDLVSKNAMVAACCREGKLDLAQNLFWSKHEMNDNVSWNTMIAGFAQNGQEEKAIEMFKCMAVEGFSWNEHSFASVLSAFSSLKALKMGKEIHSWVLKKGIDSNPFISSGIVDLYSKCGNMNYAEFVYLKMKVENSFAVTSMIVGYAAEGNMAEARRLFDSLADKNSVVWTAMISGYVKTQQSDDAFELFRQFMERDVRDYDALLFINLLGACTTQAIVDPGKQIHAYIMKVGIEIDEKVVTAVVDMYCKCGSIGYAERIFQNLASRDLILHNVMIAGYAHHGYEYEALQLFEEMVKRGLQPDAVTFVAILSACRHSGLVEVGENYFSSMTEDYSILPERDHYACMIDLYGRANQLEKATVFMDKIPMELDAIILGTFINACKMNRNVKLANDAEEKLLKIEGDNGARYVQLAGVYASEGRWDEMGRIMKKMRGKELRKHAGCSWLQVGNRRHTFISNDRSHSETEAVHAMLDCLIQELEASIHEEEELSQ
- the LOC140004150 gene encoding pseudouridine kinase-like isoform X2, translating into MLLSSLLVLYALGGVARNVAECMSKLGTKPYMISAVGLDMAGNLLLEQWKSAELSTEGIQRHQDIETAVVCNIFDGKGELAAAVASVDAIEKFLTPEWVWKFSWKIRSSPVLMVDANLSSPTLEAACQLAAESKTPVWFEPVSVAKSKRIASVAKYVSFASPNEDELIAMANALSSADVFSPIKREDIHIKLSVRSLFQMLRPAIQVLLEKGIKVIVVTLGSDGVFLCSSEKHEFDSLNFRDVKSHSFSRQLYEIVNSSCHRNGILNVTRSKGSFYALHFPALSASVVRLTGAGDCLVGGTIASLCAGLDVMQSVAVGIASAKAAVEADSNVPAKHCLTNIADDARLAYFGARPVFCPSTL
- the LOC140004150 gene encoding pseudouridine kinase-like isoform X1; translation: MEGNNFQRISHQQSEPTRRGLLKSDLAAKGEVKDGEGEAVVIGGMVLDINATPSVPAKPRTTTPGKVLYALGGVARNVAECMSKLGTKPYMISAVGLDMAGNLLLEQWKSAELSTEGIQRHQDIETAVVCNIFDGKGELAAAVASVDAIEKFLTPEWVWKFSWKIRSSPVLMVDANLSSPTLEAACQLAAESKTPVWFEPVSVAKSKRIASVAKYVSFASPNEDELIAMANALSSADVFSPIKREDIHIKLSVRSLFQMLRPAIQVLLEKGIKVIVVTLGSDGVFLCSSEKHEFDSLNFRDVKSHSFSRQLYEIVNSSCHRNGILNVTRSKGSFYALHFPALSASVVRLTGAGDCLVGGTIASLCAGLDVMQSVAVGIASAKAAVEADSNVPAKHCLTNIADDARLAYFGARPVFCPSTL